A window of the Nitrospinaceae bacterium genome harbors these coding sequences:
- a CDS encoding peptidoglycan DD-metalloendopeptidase family protein, with protein sequence MVYRLGDRPPADSSNPVVKDSEQIKSGKVGSGRYGWLLAVLFALPVVLAGCQYLQESWEAMRSPETWQSSQGDKGRIQGGSALKPPVKLPRGVGLPADALPDGPTLATQRDRFRPNDSVFAVLAANGLERDEIFRVLRASRSVYSLSRIGVGNRYELAAVGKKVHRFLVQVDSERRLRVYRTKRGPLRARLELIPYDVENVRVKMKLQDSLFGTINQAGIPLAYAVKLNEIFEWVVDFHKGMKGGESIELLIEKRSLDGYPAGLGRILAARIEGGGKKHAAVLFDSGYATYYTPEGETLKRAFLKSPLKYTRISSRFTRKRFHPILKRYRPHLGVDYAAPKGTPVRSVADGVVASAGWKGAAGKMVKVRHSRGYVTSYLHLSRIGRGVRSRARVRQGQIIGFVGSTGLSTGPHLDFRIKRNGAALNPLSAKLPAGEPVPKKYIAAFRRVARERIIEIETAQFFGAKPELASAGVAAQPLN encoded by the coding sequence ATGGTTTATAGATTGGGCGACCGCCCACCAGCAGATAGTTCGAATCCTGTCGTGAAAGATTCCGAGCAGATAAAATCCGGAAAGGTAGGATCCGGGCGCTATGGCTGGCTCCTTGCCGTGCTTTTTGCGCTTCCGGTAGTTCTTGCGGGCTGTCAGTACCTGCAGGAGAGCTGGGAGGCGATGAGAAGCCCTGAAACCTGGCAATCGAGCCAGGGCGATAAGGGGCGCATTCAGGGGGGAAGCGCGCTCAAACCACCCGTCAAGCTCCCCAGAGGGGTGGGATTGCCAGCGGATGCCCTTCCCGATGGCCCTACGTTGGCTACCCAGCGGGACCGCTTCAGGCCCAACGATTCTGTTTTTGCCGTTCTTGCCGCCAATGGGCTTGAGCGAGATGAAATTTTTAGGGTTCTTCGCGCAAGCAGGTCCGTTTATTCGCTCTCCCGCATTGGGGTGGGAAATCGCTACGAGTTGGCGGCAGTCGGAAAAAAGGTGCATCGGTTCCTGGTTCAGGTGGATAGTGAGCGCCGCCTCCGCGTGTATCGAACCAAGAGAGGCCCCCTTCGGGCGCGGCTTGAACTGATTCCCTACGATGTTGAAAACGTTCGCGTGAAGATGAAGCTTCAGGATTCTCTTTTCGGGACAATTAACCAGGCGGGCATTCCTCTTGCCTATGCGGTGAAGCTGAACGAAATATTCGAGTGGGTGGTCGATTTCCACAAGGGAATGAAGGGCGGCGAATCCATCGAGCTATTAATTGAAAAGCGATCGCTGGATGGCTACCCGGCGGGGCTGGGACGGATACTGGCTGCCCGGATCGAAGGCGGGGGCAAGAAACACGCCGCGGTTTTGTTCGACAGCGGCTATGCGACCTACTACACGCCGGAGGGGGAGACCCTTAAGCGGGCGTTCCTCAAGTCGCCTCTCAAGTACACCCGAATTAGCTCTCGTTTCACAAGAAAGCGATTTCATCCGATTCTCAAGCGCTACCGGCCCCATCTAGGGGTGGACTATGCGGCGCCAAAGGGGACGCCGGTTCGCTCGGTTGCGGACGGGGTGGTTGCCTCGGCGGGTTGGAAGGGGGCGGCCGGCAAGATGGTCAAGGTGCGCCACAGCCGTGGTTATGTTACTTCATACCTGCATTTGTCGAGGATTGGCCGCGGGGTCAGAAGCCGGGCGCGGGTCAGGCAGGGTCAGATTATCGGTTTTGTGGGCTCGACAGGATTATCGACGGGGCCGCATCTCGATTTTCGCATCAAGCGTAACGGGGCTGCGCTGAATCCGCTTTCGGCAAAACTGCCTGCGGGCGAGCCGGTGCCGAAAAAATATATAGCGGCGTTTCGGCGGGTGGCGCGGGAGCGCATCATAGAGATAGAGACGGCGCAGTTTTTTGGGGCGAAGCCGGAGCTGGCCTCGGCAGGTGTGGCAGCCCAGCCTTTAAACTAG
- a CDS encoding group 1 truncated hemoglobin: MNQESSLYARLGGYDGITGFCSDLLPRLQGDPQLARFWQNRGDDGIAREKQLLIDFLCSCAGGPLHYTGRDMKITHVGMGISESDWNVFLGHAGETMKALQVPQQECDDVVAFVLSLKDDIVEA, translated from the coding sequence ATGAATCAAGAATCATCGCTCTACGCTCGCCTTGGTGGCTATGATGGCATCACAGGATTTTGCAGTGATTTGCTCCCGCGCCTCCAGGGAGACCCTCAATTAGCCCGTTTCTGGCAAAACCGCGGAGACGACGGCATTGCGAGAGAAAAACAACTTTTGATTGATTTTTTGTGCTCATGTGCCGGCGGGCCGCTTCACTACACTGGCCGGGATATGAAGATTACACATGTCGGCATGGGAATCAGTGAAAGTGATTGGAACGTATTCCTTGGACATGCGGGCGAAACGATGAAAGCCCTACAGGTTCCCCAGCAAGAATGTGACGATGTCGTCGCATTTGTCTTGAGCCTGAAAGACGATATCGTCGAGGCCTAG
- a CDS encoding CinA family nicotinamide mononucleotide deamidase-related protein yields the protein MSEPVRAEIVAIGTEMLLGDLIDTNSAFIAQQLKAVGVNMYFKTIVGDNLDRISFAIGQSHDRSQVVITSGGLGPTVDDLTRECVARVMGVELEFRQELYDYIEKYFVRRGFKMTENNRKQAFVPQGATVIENPRGTAPCFYCEDEKGLIIVAPGVPVEMRYIIGERAIPIIQEKFDLGEVIRTRVLKTCGLGESRVDLMIGDLFRESRNPSIGVLAHPGQVDVRITARAENIEKAEEMIDVLDVKVREILGSAIYAVGEVTLDQVVAELLGEQKKTIVVVETNTGGAVLQRLAAWPERVDFLRRGVVAMDPAELARMYDLPLGSEPGGEDFAEALAIKAAEEAGADIGLVVMGPNPPPNIEPEHSRTAPAQGTTHFALSVGGKIKKHDGIFGGNERFIQSRVPMFALDLVRQALVE from the coding sequence ATGTCAGAGCCAGTACGCGCAGAAATCGTCGCCATCGGCACCGAAATGCTGCTGGGCGATCTTATCGATACGAACAGCGCTTTTATCGCCCAGCAGTTAAAGGCGGTTGGTGTGAACATGTATTTCAAGACGATTGTGGGAGACAACCTGGACCGCATTTCGTTTGCCATTGGCCAGTCCCACGATAGGAGCCAGGTGGTCATCACCTCGGGCGGGCTCGGACCCACGGTGGACGACCTGACCCGCGAGTGTGTGGCGCGCGTGATGGGCGTGGAGCTGGAGTTTCGCCAGGAGCTTTATGACTACATCGAAAAATATTTCGTGCGCCGCGGCTTTAAGATGACGGAGAACAACCGCAAGCAGGCTTTCGTTCCCCAGGGCGCCACGGTTATTGAAAACCCGCGCGGGACGGCGCCTTGTTTTTATTGTGAGGATGAAAAAGGGCTTATCATCGTCGCCCCGGGCGTGCCCGTAGAGATGCGCTACATCATCGGGGAGCGGGCGATTCCGATCATCCAGGAGAAATTCGATCTTGGCGAGGTAATCAGAACACGCGTGCTCAAGACCTGCGGGCTGGGCGAGAGCCGGGTGGATCTGATGATAGGCGATCTGTTCCGCGAGTCGAGGAACCCGAGCATTGGGGTGCTGGCGCATCCCGGGCAGGTGGACGTTCGCATCACGGCCCGCGCCGAGAACATCGAGAAGGCCGAGGAGATGATTGACGTTCTCGACGTGAAGGTGCGCGAGATTCTGGGCTCGGCAATCTATGCCGTTGGTGAGGTTACGCTCGACCAGGTGGTCGCCGAACTTTTGGGCGAGCAGAAAAAAACGATTGTGGTGGTCGAAACAAACACAGGGGGCGCTGTTTTGCAGCGTCTTGCGGCCTGGCCCGAGCGGGTGGATTTCCTCCGGCGCGGTGTCGTGGCGATGGACCCAGCCGAGCTGGCGCGAATGTACGATCTGCCCTTGGGCAGTGAGCCTGGCGGCGAGGATTTTGCCGAGGCGCTGGCAATTAAGGCCGCCGAGGAGGCGGGTGCGGACATCGGGCTGGTGGTGATGGGCCCCAACCCCCCGCCGAACATCGAGCCCGAGCATAGCCGCACCGCACCGGCGCAAGGGACGACCCACTTTGCGCTGTCGGTGGGCGGCAAAATCAAGAAACACGATGGGATTTTCGGCGGCAACGAGCGATTTATTCAATCGCGGGTGCCCATGTTTGCCCTCGATCTGGTCCGGCAGGCGCTGGTGGAGTAA
- a CDS encoding HAD family hydrolase gives MPNFRAVVFDLFDTLVDFNPELIPVVEINGKSERTTSINAYEALVENDYPVPSYEEFHRHWIETSKEVWGERDRDPDHREVTSRARFMKFTERLDSLPSEQREAAAVVAMETHMERLISSTDFDEARLAMLGQIREASLRVGLISNFDNTEAAHRLLGRTGIDAYLEATLVSGEVGYRKPASRLYLQVADVLGVAPGEVLFVGDNFECDVLGPRSVGMPSAWLNPNGGPPPDGAAPPDYEIKNLLDVLKILNLDA, from the coding sequence GTGCCGAATTTTCGCGCGGTGGTTTTCGATCTTTTTGACACGCTGGTGGATTTCAACCCCGAGCTGATCCCCGTGGTTGAGATTAATGGGAAATCAGAGCGCACCACTTCGATCAACGCCTACGAGGCGCTGGTGGAAAATGACTACCCCGTCCCCTCGTACGAGGAATTTCATCGCCACTGGATCGAAACCTCCAAAGAAGTGTGGGGCGAGCGCGACCGCGACCCTGATCACCGTGAGGTGACATCGCGGGCGCGGTTCATGAAATTCACCGAGCGGCTGGACTCGCTGCCCTCCGAGCAGCGCGAGGCGGCCGCCGTGGTCGCGATGGAAACCCATATGGAGCGGTTGATCAGTTCAACCGATTTCGATGAGGCGCGGCTCGCCATGCTCGGGCAGATTCGAGAGGCCAGCCTTCGCGTCGGGTTGATAAGCAATTTCGACAACACCGAGGCGGCGCATAGGCTTTTAGGTCGCACCGGGATAGATGCTTATCTGGAAGCCACGCTCGTCTCGGGCGAGGTGGGCTATCGCAAGCCCGCGAGCCGGCTTTATCTCCAGGTTGCAGATGTGCTCGGAGTGGCGCCGGGCGAAGTGCTTTTCGTGGGGGATAATTTCGAGTGCGATGTGCTTGGCCCCCGGAGCGTCGGGATGCCCTCGGCGTGGCTAAATCCCAATGGCGGCCCTCCCCCGGACGGGGCGGCGCCTCCTGATTATGAGATAAAAAATTTACTGGATGTTCTTAAGATTTTGAATCTGGACGCGTAA